Proteins encoded together in one Amblyomma americanum isolate KBUSLIRL-KWMA chromosome 1, ASM5285725v1, whole genome shotgun sequence window:
- the LOC144127372 gene encoding uncharacterized protein LOC144127372 has product MANASAIPGDGPSSAVSALSLRLPLFSPADPQLWLAQVNSQFTIGCNTTHEKKFHHVAASLPPEISAEVRDLLINSYATAPFDTLAAELIKRTAVSEHRRLQQLISSEELVDRKPTQSLRRLQQLLGDKATTFDQAFLLEVFLQRLPSSVRLVLVPAQGLSLEKLAQLADSVMHVSCYTISLDAVSAADSRYSTFGRELLAMYISVRQFKHLLEGRQFYIVTDHKRLIFVIKSGRGLDNSPADALSRVTALTSAAPPRNLDFAALEKAQQHASKVMDLCQNPRSLVLREILLPSCPVPII; this is encoded by the exons ATGGCCAACGCCTCTGCCATTCCCGGTGACGGGCCCTCCAGTGCAGTCTCTGCGCTGTCCCTTCGCCTTCCCCTGTTCTCACCGGCCGATCCTCAACTCTGGCTCGCTCAAgtcaacagccagttcactattggcTGCAACACCACCCATGAGAAGAAGTTTCATCACGTCGCTGCGTCGCTACCCCCTGAGATTTCCGCCGAAGTCCGCGACCTCCTCATAAATTCGTACGCCACGGCCCCGTTTGACACGTTGGCTGCTGAGCTCATCAAGCGAACAGCCGTCTCGGAACATCGCCGTCTGCAGCAGCTCATTTCCTCCGAAGAACTGGTGGACCGCAAACCAACCCAGTCGCTGCGGCGGCTACAGCAGCTCCTGGGCGACAAGGCTACCACCTTCGACCAAGCCTTCCTGCTTGAGGTTTTCCTTCAGCGCTTGCCGTCGTCGGTCCGCCTGGTGCTTGTGCCCGCCCAGGGGTTGTCTTTGGAGAAGCTCGCTCAGCTGGCGGATTCCGTCATGCACGTTTCCTGCTATACCATTTCTCTCGACGCA GTTTCCGCTGCCGATAGccgctacagtactttcggccgtgaGCTCCTTGCCATGTACATCTCCGTGCGGCAGTTCAAGCACCTCCTAGAAGGTCGGCAATTCTACATCGTCACCGACCACAAACGACTTATTTTTGTCATCAAATCGGGAAGAG GCCTTGATAATTCTCCGGCGGACGCTCTGTCACGTGTTACTGCTCTCACTTCGGCTGCTCCACCACGGAACCTCGACTTTGCCGCCCTCGAAAAAGCTCAGCAACATGCCTCGAAAGTTATGGACCTTTGCCAGAACCCTCGATCGCTGGTTCTCCGTGAAATTCTCCTGCCTTCGTGCCCCGTCCCCATCATCTGA